In Desulfovibrio sp. 86, the following proteins share a genomic window:
- a CDS encoding 3'-5' exonuclease, whose amino-acid sequence MRIELPPRPSPEQLIILQRPLRPVEIIKGAAGSGKTLTALYKLVFATGYMATYKSCINILILSYNRTLKGYIEAMLQNSRFPILPRSTQIHLTVGTFARWAMNACNISRLNICSALEFINMNYAQLPLSSDYSPDFIAEEMSYILKRFPHNNLNSYIDARRHGRGANPAVDSNARAILVNEYISRYTEWKNIHSRQDWEDVAWHANTVSHLSYDIIVVDEGQDFTANQYRAIVNSLAEDSSLICVIDTAQKIYLNGFTWMECGIDARRHTPVTLSANFRNTQEIASLAAEILSNVTIDEDGVLPVRHYTMRTGGLPVLLRGNFSHQMDYIIDRIRCHLAAGESCAVLLRSSNWDSEVKRRIRLAGFEFASITCEDSWPEENINLVISTMHSAKGLEFDHVFMPGINEQLFPQYSDSAQEHEHRDRRLLAMAIGRARHTVTLGEKPGEESHYFNAIDIGTLQRISV is encoded by the coding sequence ATGCGAATAGAACTGCCGCCAAGACCTTCTCCAGAACAGTTAATTATATTGCAAAGACCATTGCGTCCTGTAGAAATTATTAAAGGGGCAGCAGGTAGCGGAAAAACGTTAACAGCTCTTTATAAACTAGTTTTTGCGACAGGATACATGGCTACCTATAAAAGTTGTATCAATATTCTCATTCTATCATATAATAGAACGCTGAAAGGATACATTGAGGCGATGCTGCAGAACTCTCGTTTTCCTATTCTGCCACGTTCAACACAAATTCACTTAACAGTTGGAACATTTGCCCGTTGGGCTATGAATGCATGTAATATCTCTAGGCTTAATATTTGTAGTGCTCTTGAATTTATAAATATGAACTATGCTCAATTGCCATTAAGCTCAGATTACTCTCCTGATTTTATCGCTGAGGAAATGAGTTATATTTTAAAAAGATTTCCCCACAACAATCTGAATTCTTATATTGATGCAAGGAGACATGGAAGAGGTGCTAATCCTGCAGTTGACTCTAATGCTCGGGCTATCCTTGTAAACGAATATATTAGCCGGTACACAGAATGGAAAAATATCCATTCTCGGCAAGATTGGGAAGATGTTGCTTGGCATGCAAATACCGTTTCACATTTATCATATGACATAATTGTTGTTGATGAAGGGCAAGACTTTACGGCTAATCAATACAGAGCCATTGTTAATTCATTAGCAGAAGACTCTTCATTGATCTGTGTTATTGATACCGCTCAAAAAATTTACCTCAATGGATTTACATGGATGGAATGCGGGATAGATGCGCGTAGGCATACACCGGTCACTCTATCTGCAAATTTTAGAAACACACAAGAAATTGCTTCCCTCGCGGCAGAGATATTGTCAAATGTCACAATTGACGAAGATGGCGTGCTTCCTGTGCGCCATTATACTATGCGAACAGGGGGGCTACCTGTTCTTTTGAGGGGCAACTTTTCACACCAGATGGATTATATAATAGACAGGATAAGGTGTCATCTAGCTGCAGGTGAAAGCTGTGCAGTTTTGTTAAGGTCAAGTAATTGGGATTCTGAGGTAAAGAGAAGGATCAGATTGGCTGGATTTGAGTTTGCTTCGATTACTTGTGAAGACTCCTGGCCTGAGGAAAATATCAATCTTGTTATCTCTACTATGCATTCCGCAAAAGGGCTCGAATTTGATCATGTGTTCATGCCTGGAATAAACGAGCAGTTATTTCCTCAATATTCTGATTCTGCCCAAGAACATGAGCATCGAGACAGACGTCTATTGGCAATGGCAATTGGTAGGGCAAGGCATACAGTCACTTTAGGAGAAAAACCCGGCGAAGAGAGCCATTATTTTAATGCTATTGATATTGGTACTCTACAAAGGATCAGTGTATGA
- a CDS encoding DarT ssDNA thymidine ADP-ribosyltransferase family protein yields the protein MTTRDIIEDRGVTDVLHFTTSDGLLGMLAAPFPQLLPRAQLAETKHLEYIIKYNSPTRVDTEWFNYNSLSISEVNRFFFGCSFKKHPDAFWAVLEFSADILTHEGVFFATTNNMYPDVVRHEGGRGLAALFASRIKNDRVRTGWLSRFNDRPLNCPTDNQAEVLYPGALSFEYLKRIHVPDDAGFRLVNGQLTACHCAYDVMISPEHFLK from the coding sequence ATGACGACGCGTGATATTATAGAGGATAGAGGAGTTACTGACGTTTTACATTTTACGACCTCTGATGGTCTATTAGGGATGTTGGCAGCGCCATTTCCTCAGCTGCTTCCTCGCGCACAATTGGCAGAAACCAAGCACCTTGAGTATATTATTAAGTACAATTCTCCGACAAGAGTAGACACTGAATGGTTCAACTACAATAGTTTATCCATTTCAGAAGTGAATAGGTTTTTTTTCGGCTGTTCATTTAAAAAACATCCGGATGCTTTTTGGGCCGTCCTCGAATTTTCAGCAGACATCTTGACTCATGAAGGTGTATTTTTTGCCACCACGAACAACATGTACCCAGACGTTGTGAGACACGAAGGTGGAAGGGGGCTTGCGGCTCTCTTTGCTTCACGAATAAAAAACGATAGAGTTCGCACAGGGTGGCTTTCAAGATTTAATGACCGCCCTTTAAATTGTCCGACGGATAACCAGGCTGAGGTTCTATACCCAGGGGCATTATCCTTTGAATATCTAAAAAGAATTCATGTCCCAGACGACGCAGGCTTTCGGTTGGTGAACGGACAACTCACTGCATGCCATTGCGCCTACGATGTCATGATCTCGCCGGAGCACTTTTTGAAATGA
- a CDS encoding ADP-ribosylglycohydrolase family protein — protein sequence MSEQQIINSSVWAALGDALGYVTELGDESTFAHRLNGRTDEWGKSSWRRKIGGPYGCHVEFTPGTYSDDTQLRLAVSRSINSEGVFQKEAFAKIELPVWRSYALGAGVGSTSAAENLVKANVNWNSNFFNNKNSNYCKGGGNGAAMRIQPHVWSAPDWQHPHLYLSDVVSNSIITHGHARGILGAAFHAICLAMTLANKEPLSQPFWNETLPFLKGIPSIIEKDFFLTSIWIPQWQMQSKDDFAAQVSEVVDEFKTYFKVFLQHKDGSPTERYYSFAKSIQAVGGREIGSAVKTSVLASAAALLFKDEAPVDCLRSVSSLFGSDTDTIATMAGALIGATVADEPLLPIQDKDYIEREAKRLARIARGSLAESFVYPSLLSWKSPRATLDITARYGEDFYVDGLAKIDFFGREYHNNTTTWQWGKLAFGQTILAKRRRDGCVVDFQPADGRYMAVEPTKTHTARQSSHDATTRAQPSKQINQAFLLDNMIVNKHKEKSSSDAAMEDIFRLVAAIEKKGFPPEDIGHAYFYLSSKYRDYFYLSEFISLLYKKQNGIKHP from the coding sequence ATGAGCGAACAGCAAATTATAAATTCTTCAGTATGGGCTGCCCTTGGGGATGCCCTTGGATACGTCACTGAGCTTGGTGATGAATCTACGTTTGCTCATCGGTTGAATGGCAGAACAGATGAGTGGGGCAAGTCCTCTTGGCGGCGAAAAATTGGTGGCCCTTATGGATGCCATGTAGAATTCACCCCTGGAACTTACTCGGACGATACCCAACTCCGACTTGCTGTTAGTCGATCAATAAATTCTGAGGGTGTTTTTCAAAAAGAAGCCTTTGCTAAAATTGAACTCCCCGTATGGCGTTCCTATGCTCTTGGCGCTGGGGTTGGAAGTACTTCCGCCGCAGAAAATTTGGTTAAGGCTAATGTAAATTGGAATAGCAATTTCTTTAATAATAAAAATAGTAACTACTGTAAGGGCGGTGGTAATGGTGCGGCTATGCGCATCCAGCCCCATGTTTGGTCAGCTCCCGACTGGCAACATCCCCACCTCTACCTGTCAGACGTTGTATCCAATTCCATAATAACCCATGGACATGCTAGAGGAATTTTGGGGGCAGCATTTCACGCAATTTGTCTGGCAATGACGCTGGCCAACAAAGAACCTCTTTCCCAGCCATTTTGGAATGAAACGCTCCCATTTCTCAAAGGCATTCCCTCAATAATTGAGAAGGATTTCTTTCTGACCAGTATCTGGATTCCACAATGGCAAATGCAGAGTAAGGATGACTTTGCTGCACAAGTTTCAGAAGTAGTAGATGAGTTCAAAACATATTTTAAAGTGTTTCTCCAGCATAAAGATGGCTCACCGACGGAACGGTATTATTCTTTTGCTAAGTCTATTCAAGCCGTTGGCGGTAGAGAAATTGGTTCAGCCGTAAAAACATCGGTATTAGCATCGGCAGCGGCTTTGCTTTTCAAAGATGAAGCCCCGGTTGATTGCCTACGTTCTGTATCTTCTTTATTTGGAAGCGATACTGATACAATTGCCACTATGGCTGGTGCGCTAATCGGAGCTACTGTGGCGGATGAACCGCTACTTCCGATCCAAGATAAAGATTATATAGAGAGAGAAGCAAAGAGATTAGCGCGCATCGCTAGAGGCAGTTTGGCAGAGAGCTTTGTCTATCCGAGCCTTCTTTCTTGGAAATCACCTCGAGCAACGCTCGATATCACTGCTCGTTATGGTGAAGATTTTTATGTAGATGGATTGGCCAAAATAGACTTCTTTGGGAGAGAATACCACAACAACACAACAACATGGCAATGGGGGAAGCTAGCTTTCGGGCAGACGATACTTGCTAAGCGTCGACGAGACGGCTGTGTTGTCGACTTTCAGCCTGCAGATGGAAGATACATGGCTGTTGAACCTACAAAAACGCACACTGCACGCCAATCTTCCCATGACGCCACAACCCGAGCGCAACCAAGCAAGCAGATAAATCAAGCATTCTTACTTGATAATATGATTGTAAACAAGCACAAGGAAAAATCCTCAAGTGATGCCGCGATGGAAGATATTTTTCGGCTTGTAGCAGCTATCGAAAAAAAGGGATTTCCTCCAGAGGATATTGGTCATGCTTATTTTTATTTAAGTAGCAAATATCGTGATTATTTTTATCTATCTGAATTTATTTCTCTTTTATATAAAAAGCAAAATGGCATTAAGCACCCGTAA
- a CDS encoding integrase core domain-containing protein, giving the protein MGATPNQNVFLSLHDARRTVEAWRQDYNQRRPHSSLGWLAPEEFRAKNITCNPLGTTNLRVVYAVG; this is encoded by the coding sequence ATGGGGGCTACTCCAAATCAGAACGTGTTTCTGTCCCTGCACGATGCCCGCAGAACAGTCGAAGCCTGGCGGCAGGATTACAACCAACGGCGACCGCACAGTTCCTTGGGCTGGCTGGCACCGGAAGAATTTCGCGCAAAGAATATAACCTGCAACCCATTGGGAACCACTAACTTACGAGTGGTATACGCAGTGGGGTAA
- a CDS encoding IS3 family transposase (programmed frameshift): MSGTSAKTSSTVEIVNITPRRRWSVGEKVRLIEASMAPGQSVSLVARTYGVAPNLLYCWRKQMSEGGKTAIEANDEVVSVAEVKALKKRIRQLERVLGNKTLEVEILKEAVRIGREKKLNLAAAIVRRGGFPVKQVTDALAVSRSNTYERSRSPRPRPERYSKAEDTFLLPLIVELLGGRQTYGYRRIQRLLNRQLVADGRTPVNHKRVYRIMRQNNLLLAWFTGSQPDKAHTGKVSTPQRNQRWCSDGFEIACDNGERVRVIFALDTCDREVMAYAATTGGYSADMAQSVMLACVEKRFGDVKTLQPVEWLSDNGSCYTARETITLAAALGIVSKFTPVRSPQSNGMAEALVKTFKRDYVFCNDRPDAETVMALLPCWFEDYNENAPHKALRMLSPREFIRSLQILECPV; the protein is encoded by the exons ATGTCTGGAACTAGTGCTAAAACAAGTTCAACGGTGGAGATAGTAAACATAACGCCCCGTCGCCGTTGGTCTGTCGGCGAGAAAGTTCGCCTGATAGAGGCCAGCATGGCCCCAGGTCAGTCGGTTTCTCTGGTGGCACGAACGTATGGCGTTGCTCCCAATTTGCTTTACTGCTGGAGAAAGCAGATGAGTGAAGGCGGCAAAACAGCCATTGAAGCCAATGACGAGGTTGTCAGCGTTGCCGAAGTAAAGGCCCTGAAAAAGCGAATCCGTCAGTTGGAACGCGTCCTTGGCAACAAAACACTGGAAGTGGAAATCCTCAAAGAAGCTGTTCGCATTGGCCGCGAAAAAAAACTTA ATCTCGCGGCTGCCATTGTCCGGCGTGGAGGATTTCCAGTGAAACAGGTCACAGACGCCCTGGCGGTGTCCCGATCCAACACCTATGAACGTAGCCGCAGCCCACGGCCTCGCCCGGAACGATACAGCAAAGCAGAAGACACATTCCTTCTACCGCTGATCGTCGAACTTTTGGGCGGACGCCAGACCTACGGCTATCGGCGTATCCAGCGACTGCTTAATCGGCAACTGGTTGCCGATGGGCGCACTCCGGTCAACCATAAACGTGTGTACAGGATAATGAGGCAAAATAACCTGTTGCTGGCATGGTTTACTGGCAGCCAACCTGACAAAGCACACACGGGCAAAGTTTCCACACCACAAAGAAATCAGCGTTGGTGCTCTGACGGGTTTGAGATTGCCTGCGACAACGGTGAGCGGGTGCGCGTCATTTTTGCCCTGGATACTTGCGACCGAGAAGTTATGGCCTATGCCGCCACCACTGGCGGGTACAGTGCTGACATGGCGCAAAGCGTCATGCTGGCATGCGTTGAAAAACGGTTTGGGGATGTCAAAACATTGCAGCCAGTTGAATGGCTCTCCGACAACGGCTCCTGCTACACGGCAAGAGAAACAATAACGTTGGCCGCCGCGTTGGGCATCGTCAGCAAGTTTACTCCAGTTCGCAGCCCCCAAAGTAACGGTATGGCTGAAGCTCTCGTCAAAACATTCAAAAGGGATTACGTCTTCTGCAATGATCGACCGGATGCCGAAACTGTGATGGCGCTACTCCCTTGCTGGTTCGAAGACTATAATGAAAATGCCCCGCACAAGGCCCTGCGGATGCTCTCGCCTCGTGAGTTTATCCGTTCATTGCAAATCTTGGAGTGTCCGGTTTAG
- a CDS encoding ABC transporter permease, whose translation MYAIFQASLLDPDTGVFTWNNYASVFSTPFYRRCLVNSLFMSGLSTVFSVLIGVPFAFFTTRYRLPGATTLRTLATLPLILPTFIGAEAWLLLLGRNGIVTRQLAELGLHIPSIYGWQGVVLVFTLQFFPFVFLMVSAAINSVDRSLEEAARNLGASPWRVFRTVTLPVVTPAIASGALIVFCMSIENFGVPTIIGNDYKVLAEQAYSEFVSEMGGNPSMAGTLSTVLVVVTLVLTVLQKVWVERKNYAMSALRPPEVKTLSPLGKKLAWAFCAGIVFISLAPFAVVMVAAVTKTNGPVMYYGQFTLDNLLIALQVAPRPILNSFFLSTTATVIGMVFGLAVSYLVVRKGGVAGYVLDLAMMLPLVIAGSVLGIALAASYNKGPVVLTGTWMIIVLAYFIRKTPFSVKTTSALLHQIEVSVEEASISLGVPPFATFLKVVVPSMLPGVVAGAIIMWVTTLAELSSTIVLYYGPWSTMTVQVFQYIGSGDFGPASAYGAILIVSVLVPLFLLSKFLGRDLTTAL comes from the coding sequence ATGTACGCCATTTTTCAGGCCAGCTTGCTTGATCCCGACACGGGGGTGTTTACGTGGAATAACTACGCCAGCGTTTTCAGTACCCCCTTTTACCGGCGCTGCCTGGTCAACAGCCTGTTCATGAGCGGCCTTTCCACGGTATTCAGCGTGCTTATCGGCGTGCCCTTTGCCTTTTTTACCACGCGTTACAGGCTGCCCGGAGCAACCACGCTGCGCACGCTGGCCACGCTGCCCCTTATTTTACCGACCTTCATCGGCGCAGAAGCGTGGCTGCTTTTGCTTGGCCGCAACGGCATCGTCACCCGTCAGCTTGCAGAACTGGGCCTGCATATCCCCAGTATTTACGGCTGGCAGGGCGTTGTGCTGGTTTTTACCCTTCAGTTTTTTCCCTTTGTGTTTCTGATGGTTTCTGCGGCCATCAATTCTGTGGACAGGTCACTGGAAGAAGCCGCCCGCAACCTTGGGGCTTCCCCATGGCGGGTTTTTCGCACAGTGACGCTGCCGGTGGTTACCCCAGCCATTGCGTCCGGCGCATTGATAGTTTTTTGCATGTCTATTGAAAACTTTGGCGTGCCAACAATTATCGGAAATGATTATAAGGTCTTGGCAGAGCAGGCCTACAGCGAGTTTGTCAGCGAGATGGGGGGCAACCCCTCAATGGCAGGCACGTTGAGCACGGTTTTGGTGGTGGTGACCCTGGTTCTGACCGTATTGCAAAAAGTGTGGGTAGAGCGAAAAAATTATGCCATGTCGGCACTACGGCCCCCGGAGGTCAAGACCCTGTCGCCCCTGGGCAAAAAGCTTGCCTGGGCGTTCTGCGCCGGTATTGTTTTTATCTCGCTGGCGCCGTTTGCCGTAGTTATGGTGGCTGCTGTTACCAAAACAAACGGCCCGGTCATGTACTATGGGCAGTTTACGCTCGATAACCTGCTGATTGCCCTTCAGGTGGCCCCGCGCCCCATTCTTAACTCGTTTTTTCTGTCCACAACGGCCACGGTTATCGGCATGGTGTTTGGCCTGGCCGTGAGCTATCTGGTGGTGCGCAAAGGGGGAGTGGCTGGCTATGTTCTTGATCTGGCCATGATGCTGCCGCTGGTTATTGCCGGTTCTGTGTTGGGCATTGCGCTGGCAGCGTCATATAACAAAGGGCCAGTGGTGCTCACCGGCACATGGATGATCATTGTGCTGGCATATTTTATCCGCAAGACGCCGTTTTCCGTCAAAACAACATCGGCCCTGCTGCACCAGATTGAAGTGTCGGTAGAAGAAGCTTCCATCAGCCTGGGTGTGCCGCCGTTTGCGACGTTTCTCAAGGTAGTGGTGCCTTCCATGCTGCCTGGGGTGGTGGCCGGGGCCATTATCATGTGGGTTACAACGCTGGCGGAGCTTAGCTCTACCATCGTGCTGTACTATGGCCCGTGGAGCACGATGACTGTGCAGGTTTTTCAGTACATTGGCAGCGGAGATTTTGGCCCTGCCTCTGCCTACGGGGCTATTTTGATAGTTTCCGTACTGGTTCCGCTGTTTTTGCTGAGCAAGTTTTTGGGCCGAGATCTGACCACCGCGCTGTAG
- a CDS encoding ABC transporter ATP-binding protein, with product MRIELADIVKQFGSLRVVDKVSLTIGDGEFFTLLGPSGCGKTTLLRMIAGFNDPDSGDILFGGKSVLSLPAHRRNTGMVFQNYALFPHMTVFDNVAYGMEARKLPRDTINKRVMEILDSVQLLDLRGRYPRQLSGGQQQRVALARALVIRPDVLLMDEPLSNLDAKLRVTMREEIRHMQQHLGITTIYVTHDQEEAMAVSDRVAIFYNGSLQQVADPQGIYFSPANRFTAEFMGSCNILEMTPLSWNGEQGLARMLCGGVEFEVAMHNSHGVSHGELHDQAPVQPRLHELVSVMLRPDWIHEVLPDTPAQNVFTGHVHEVMFLGTVMVYQVAALGTLLRVDVPALDCGNFKKVGEAITLCFSPTSPVKVNA from the coding sequence GTGCGTATAGAACTTGCTGATATCGTAAAGCAATTTGGTTCTCTCCGGGTTGTGGACAAGGTCAGTCTGACCATTGGCGACGGCGAATTTTTTACTCTGCTGGGCCCCAGCGGTTGTGGTAAAACCACGCTGCTGCGCATGATTGCCGGGTTTAACGACCCTGACAGCGGTGATATCCTTTTTGGGGGCAAGTCGGTACTTTCGCTGCCTGCCCACCGGCGCAATACGGGCATGGTTTTTCAAAATTATGCCCTGTTTCCGCATATGACTGTTTTTGACAATGTGGCCTACGGCATGGAGGCCCGAAAACTACCGCGTGATACCATCAACAAACGGGTCATGGAAATTCTTGACTCTGTGCAACTGCTCGATCTGCGCGGCAGATACCCCCGGCAGCTCTCTGGCGGGCAGCAGCAGCGCGTTGCCCTGGCCCGCGCCCTTGTTATTCGGCCCGATGTGCTGCTTATGGACGAACCCTTGTCCAATCTTGATGCCAAGCTGCGCGTCACCATGCGGGAAGAAATTCGCCATATGCAGCAACACCTAGGTATAACAACAATATATGTGACGCATGATCAGGAAGAAGCCATGGCCGTCTCCGACAGGGTGGCCATTTTTTATAATGGCAGCCTGCAACAGGTGGCTGATCCGCAGGGCATATATTTTTCGCCTGCCAACAGGTTTACGGCAGAATTCATGGGCTCGTGCAATATTCTGGAAATGACCCCATTGTCATGGAACGGCGAGCAGGGCCTTGCCCGCATGCTGTGCGGCGGGGTGGAGTTTGAGGTGGCCATGCACAATTCTCACGGCGTCAGCCATGGAGAGTTGCATGACCAGGCCCCAGTGCAACCCCGGCTGCATGAGCTAGTGAGCGTGATGCTTCGCCCGGACTGGATACACGAGGTGCTGCCCGATACCCCCGCGCAGAATGTTTTTACCGGGCATGTGCATGAGGTCATGTTTTTGGGCACAGTGATGGTGTATCAGGTTGCCGCCCTTGGCACCCTGCTGCGGGTGGATGTTCCCGCTCTGGACTGCGGAAATTTCAAAAAGGTTGGCGAAGCCATTACGCTTTGCTTTTCGCCGACCAGCCCGGTCAAGGTGAACGCGTGA
- a CDS encoding extracellular solute-binding protein: protein MKACIKSLCFALVLFAVFLGMAVCSSAKEVVLYSSNQPDMLDAISQDFESKTGIKLTVVRMGTGEAMKRIEAEKANPLCDVFWSGDVAVLDNAKANFMSYTSPEAASLPASFIEKDHKWTAANMHLMVIMANTQLVPAAYLPKTWGDLLDPKWKDKVVMANPLKSGSAYAQVYGLYKLYGWEGLTKLINNVKILDSSSLVYKGTAEGEFALGITMEYAAHRYVAGGAQNVQVIYPADGVIAAPEGLAIIADCKHPEEAKVLADYLLSQPVVDAVFQKYFRRPARPDASAVEGMPSLKELNMLKDFDPAEANALEKDMLAKWKKLVLQKQ, encoded by the coding sequence ATGAAGGCCTGTATCAAAAGTCTGTGTTTTGCGCTGGTGCTGTTTGCCGTATTTTTGGGCATGGCGGTGTGTTCATCTGCAAAAGAAGTCGTGCTATATTCTTCCAACCAGCCTGACATGCTGGATGCTATTTCACAGGATTTTGAAAGCAAAACGGGCATCAAGCTTACCGTGGTTCGCATGGGCACCGGCGAAGCCATGAAGCGTATCGAAGCCGAAAAAGCCAACCCCCTGTGCGACGTGTTCTGGAGTGGAGACGTGGCTGTGCTGGACAATGCCAAGGCCAACTTCATGTCCTACACCTCACCGGAAGCCGCCAGTTTGCCGGCATCCTTCATCGAGAAGGACCACAAATGGACGGCGGCCAACATGCATCTGATGGTCATTATGGCCAATACCCAGCTTGTTCCTGCTGCTTACCTGCCCAAAACATGGGGCGACCTGCTTGATCCCAAGTGGAAGGACAAGGTGGTCATGGCCAATCCGCTCAAATCCGGGTCTGCCTATGCGCAGGTATATGGCCTTTATAAGCTGTATGGCTGGGAAGGACTGACAAAGCTCATTAACAACGTTAAGATTCTTGACAGTTCCAGCCTTGTTTACAAGGGAACCGCCGAAGGTGAATTTGCCCTTGGCATCACCATGGAATACGCGGCCCACCGCTATGTGGCCGGTGGCGCGCAGAACGTGCAGGTTATCTATCCCGCCGACGGCGTCATTGCCGCCCCGGAAGGCCTTGCCATCATAGCCGACTGCAAACATCCCGAAGAAGCCAAGGTGCTTGCGGACTATCTGCTCTCCCAGCCCGTGGTGGATGCCGTGTTCCAGAAGTATTTTCGTCGGCCTGCACGGCCGGACGCCTCTGCGGTAGAGGGCATGCCCTCGCTGAAAGAGCTTAATATGCTCAAGGATTTTGATCCGGCGGAAGCCAATGCTCTGGAAAAAGACATGCTCGCCAAGTGGAAAAAGCTGGTTTTGCAAAAGCAGTAG
- a CDS encoding CdaR family transcriptional regulator, with protein sequence MKQTSSTCGQLNISRENALELVRQLSDVLQNNVNLMDAEGVIIASTNPQRIGQLHGGAKYLLEHDIEMLTIEQDGQFINSQKGINLPITKNGKNVGVIGVTGESKEMVRYAHVIWKMMEILLRENDIAEQARIQEHIRNRYIGRLMSSPHNISSPEFIREGASIGINLAQYRRVLACALLVPLSGEAHPQAGHDDLIEKAMEMLSRQWQSALMARVGQSFIFLMPSMRNSELLAVAEEMQGLVQKRFDLSLVVGIDGTETTAAKLEARACGCDKKLSAASSSLYESYRQASRALDAALRSEGHGIVLYSDMDIGLFVHSVDDAIKKEYADLIFSNIAEEKIQEYSMIIDQYFINDRSIEKIAQKLFMHKNTLQYKIKNMQKETGYDLRTAHGGVVLYFAMLFHSLRTGRNPRLPSKSAPDDFKSCF encoded by the coding sequence ATGAAACAAACCAGCAGCACCTGCGGGCAGTTGAACATATCTCGTGAAAACGCCCTTGAGCTTGTGCGTCAGTTGAGCGACGTCTTGCAAAACAATGTGAACCTCATGGACGCCGAGGGCGTGATAATTGCCAGCACAAATCCGCAGCGCATCGGGCAGTTGCATGGCGGGGCCAAATATTTGCTTGAGCATGACATTGAAATGCTGACCATTGAACAGGACGGGCAGTTTATCAACAGCCAGAAAGGAATCAACCTGCCTATCACAAAAAACGGAAAGAATGTTGGTGTTATCGGCGTCACTGGCGAGAGCAAGGAAATGGTTCGTTACGCGCATGTCATTTGGAAAATGATGGAAATCTTGCTGCGTGAGAACGACATCGCTGAACAGGCACGTATACAAGAGCATATCCGCAACAGATATATTGGCCGATTGATGAGTTCGCCGCACAACATCTCTTCGCCCGAATTTATCAGGGAGGGAGCATCTATCGGCATAAATCTGGCGCAGTACCGGCGGGTTCTGGCATGCGCGCTGCTGGTCCCGCTTTCAGGGGAGGCTCATCCGCAGGCAGGGCATGACGACCTGATTGAAAAGGCCATGGAGATGCTCTCGCGCCAGTGGCAAAGCGCGCTGATGGCCCGTGTCGGGCAGTCTTTCATTTTTTTGATGCCTTCAATGCGAAACAGCGAACTGCTGGCCGTGGCAGAAGAAATGCAGGGTCTGGTGCAGAAGCGTTTTGATCTGTCGCTTGTCGTGGGAATTGATGGCACTGAAACCACAGCGGCAAAACTGGAAGCCCGGGCCTGCGGGTGTGACAAAAAGCTTTCCGCCGCCAGCAGCAGTCTGTATGAATCCTACCGCCAGGCATCCAGGGCGCTTGATGCTGCCCTGCGTTCAGAAGGGCATGGAATAGTGCTGTATTCTGACATGGATATTGGGCTTTTTGTGCACTCTGTCGATGACGCCATAAAAAAGGAGTATGCGGATCTCATTTTTTCAAACATTGCTGAAGAAAAGATACAAGAATACTCTATGATTATTGATCAATATTTTATCAATGACCGTTCCATAGAAAAGATTGCGCAAAAACTGTTTATGCACAAGAACACGTTGCAATACAAAATAAAGAATATGCAGAAAGAAACGGGCTATGATTTGCGCACCGCGCATGGCGGTGTAGTGCTGTATTTTGCCATGCTGTTTCACTCGCTCCGTACAGGCCGCAACCCGCGCCTTCCCAGCAAAAGCGCCCCTGATGATTTCAAGAGCTGCTTCTAG